CTGGGCCAGCGCGAAGCGGCTGTCGAAATCGCGCTTGTTGGCGGTGATCGCGGCCTGCAGTTCGGCCGCGCGGGCCTGCGGGTCGCCCACTGTGGCCTGGGCGTCGCGCGCCTTCATCCAGCGGCTGAGCGAGTCGAGCCGGCGCACCCCGGCGGCCTTGGCGATCACGGGGGCGAAGGCCACCTTGGCGTCGTCGTCGCGCTCCAGCTCCAGCAGCAGCTTCACCAGGTCGAAACGCGCGTCGTCGTTGTTGGGGTCGGTCTGCACCGCCTGCTGCAATTTCTCCAGAGCACCTTCCACGTCGCCATCGGCCAGCGCGTCCAGCGCGGCGGCTTCTTCCTCGGCGGCGGCCACTTCTTCGGCCGCGGGCAGGTGTTTGTCCAGGAATTCCTTGATCTGGCCTTCGGGCAGCGCGCCCATGAAGCCGTCCACCGGCTGGCCGTTCATGAGCAGCACGCAGGTCGGGATGCTGCGGATGCCGAAGGCCTGGGCGAGTTGCTGCTCCTGGTCGGAGTCGATCTTCACCAGCTTGAAACGGCCCGCGTAGTCGGTCTCGATCTTCTCCAGCAGCGGGCCGATGACCTTGCAGGGGCCGCACCACGGCGCCCAGAAATCCACCAGCACGGGCGTTTGCATCGAGGCTTCGATGACCTCGGTTTCGAAGTTGGCGATGGTGACGTTGATCATGGCAATGGCTCTGGAGATGGGCCCACGGTGGGCGGTGCGCGGGCGCGAAACGTAAAATCGACACTTTACCGGAGCCGGGCCGTCCTCCCCAGACCCGCTCCCCCCGCCGGCCCCCCGGGGCCCGACACAAGGCAACCCAATGAATCCCATTCAAGTGGGCGTGGTCATGGGCTCCAGCAGCGACTGGGACACCATGCAACACGCCGTGCAGATCCTCAAGGACTTCGGCATCGCACACGAGGCGCGGGTGGTTTCGGCGCACCGCATGCCCGACGACATGTTCGCCTACGCCGAAGCCGCCGTCGGCCGCGGCCTCAAGGCCATCATCGCGGGCGCGGGCGGTGCGGCGCACCTGCCGGGCATGATCGCGGCCAAGACGGTGGTGCCGGTGCTGGGCGTGCCGGTGATGTCCAAGGCGCTGTCGGGCGTCGATTCGCTGCACAGCATCGTTCAGATGCCCAAGGGCGTGCCGGTGGCCACCTTTGCCATCGGCCCCGCCGGCGCGGCGAACGCGGCGCTGTTCGCCGTGGCCCTGCTGGCGAACGTTGACCCGGCCCTGCGCGCCCAACTCGAAGCCTTCCGCGCCGCGCAGACCGAGGCGGCCCGCCACATGACCCTTCCCACGGAATGACCCCATGAGTCTCAAGCCCTTGCTTCCCGGCGCCCTGTCCGACCGCGGCCAGCAGATGACCCTGGGCGTCATGGGCGGTGGCCAGTTGGGCCGCATGTTCGTGCAGGCCGCGCAGGCCATGGGCTATTTCACGGCGGTGCTGGACCCGGACCCCGCCAGCCCGGCCGGGCTGATCAGCCACTACCACATACAGACCCCGTACGACGACGAGCAGGGCCTGGCGCAGCTGATGCAGCGCTGCGACGCCATCACCACCGAGTTCGAGAACGTGCCCGCGCCCGCGCTGCTCACGCTCGGCGCGCACCGGCCGGTGGCGCCGTCGGCCGCCTGCGTGGCCGTGGCGCAGGACCGCATCGAGGAAAAAGCGCATTTCGTGGCCTGCGGCCCGATCAGCGGTGTCTACCCCGCGCCCTACGCGGCCGTTGAAACGCCCGAGTTGCTGGCGGCGGTGCCGGCCAATCTGCTGCCCGGCATCCTGAAAACCGCCCGCCTGGGTTACGACGGCAAGGGCCAGATCCGCGTGAAGAGCCGCGAAGAGTTGGCCGCCGCCTGGGAGCAGCTGGGCCGCGTGCCCTGCGTGCTGGAAAAGCTGATGCCGCTGCAAAGCGAGTGTTCGGTGCTGGTGGCGCGCGGCGCCGACGGCCAGGTGGTGAGTTTCCCGGTGCAGGCCAACACGCACCACGACGGCATCCTGGCCATCACGGAGGTGTACGAGGGCGCCGTGCCGGCCGAGCTGGCCGCGCGCGCGCAGGCCAGCACGGTCGCCATTGCCAACCACCTGCATTACGTGGGCGTGCTCTGCGTGGAGTACTTCGTGGTGGACGACGGCGCGGGCGGCTCGGACCTGATCGTCAACGAAATGGCACCGCGCCCACACAACAGCGGCCACTACACGCAGAACGCCTGCGACATCTCGCAGTTCGAGGCGCAGGTGCGCGCGCTGGCCGGCCTGCCGCTGCCCACACCGCGCCAGCACAGCCCGGCCATCATGGTCAACCTGCTGGGCGACCTCTGGTTCAACGCCAACGGCGTGCGCGCCCAGGCCAGCGAGCAGCCGGTGTCGCCGCCCTGGGCCCAGGTGCTGGCGCTGCCCGGCACCCACCTGCACCTCTACGGCAAGCTCAGCGCGCGCCCGGGCCGCAAGATGGGCCACCTGAACATCACCGCGCCCACGGTGGCGCAGGCGCGCGAGACGGCGGCGCGGGTGCTGGCCCTGCTGGGACTATGACCCTCCCGACGCGCCTGCGGCGCGCCTTGCAGGCCGCAGCATCGCCAGAGTCGATGCCTCTTCGGGCTGTCCAAGCCTGCGCGGGCAGGCTTGGAGCCGCAGCCCTCAGCCCCCCAGGGGGCCGCACTGGCGGCCCGGCAAAGCCGGTTCCGCGGTGCGCCGGGTTTGGGGCATTTCTCCCATGATGATGTTGCTGATGCGCCCATGTCTCTCGTTCTGAACGCCCAAGATCCGGCGGCCATCGGGTCCGCTGCCCGGCGCCTGGCAGCGGGTTCGCTGGTGGGGCTGCCGACCGAAACCGTCTACGGCCTGGCGGCCGACGCCGACAACGCCAGCGCGGTGCACCGCATTTTTGAAGCCAAGGGCCGCCCGAGCGACCACCCGCTGATCGTGCACCTCGCGCCGGGCGCGGGGCCGCAGGGCTGGCGCGCCGGGGTGGACCACTACGCGAGCGAGGTGCCGGCGTTTGCGCTGGCGCTGATGCAGGCGTTCTGGCCCGGTCCGCTCACGCTCATCCTGCCGCGCCGGCCCGAGGTGGCGGCGGTGGCCGCGGGGGGGCAGGATTCGGTGGGCCTGCGCTGCCCGGCGCACCCGGTGGCCCAGGCGCTGCTGACGGCCGCGGTCGCCCAGGGCGTGCACGGCGTGGCCGCGCCCAGCGCCAACCGCTTTGGCCGCGTCAGCCCCACCACGGCGCAGCACGTGGCCGAAGAGTTCGCCGGGCTGTCCGACGACGCGCTGCTGATCCTGGACGGCGGCGCCTGCCCGGTCGGCATCGAGTCCACCATCGTGGACTGCACGCGTGGCCACCCGGTGCTGCTGCGCCCCGGCATGATCACGCCGGACCGGCTCGAAGCGGCCTGTGGCCAGCCGCTGCGCGCGCGCGACGAGGCCGCGCCGCGCGCCTCGGGCACGCTCGAATCGCACTACGCGCCACGCGCCCAGGTGCGCCTGATGAGCGCGCAGCAGTTGCAGGCCGCCCTGGACCTGCTCGGCGCCGACGCGAAAAACATCGCGGTCTACGCGCGCCAGGCGGTCCGCACGGTGGCGGCGGTGCCGCGGCGGCGCATGCCCGATGACGCCGCGCGCTGCGCGCAGGAGCTGTTCGCCGTGCTGCGCGAACTCGACGCTACCGGCGTGCGCCTGATCTGGGTCGAGACGCCCCCGGACGACGCCGCGTGGGATGGCGTGCGCGACCGGCTGCAGCGCGCCGCGGCCTGAGCCCGTCGGAGGACCACCGGAGCGCGATCCCGATGCGTGAAGCGGTGCAGCCCAGGGCACCGCCGGGCCGGCTTTGCCGGACGGCCAGTGCCGCCCCCTTGAGGGGGTAGCGCGAAGCGCTGCGGGGGTGGTTCGCTTCAATCCGCCTGCGAGGCCGTCCACTCCACCAGCGCTTCGAGCGCCGGGCGCGCGGCCGGCGCGTTGGGGTGGTTGATGAAGCCGACCACCGCGTAGCGCGTGCCGTTGACCGCATTGACGTAGCCGGCCACCCCCATCACGTCGCGCAGGGTGCCGGTCTTGAGCCAGGCGTTGCCGCGCGCTGCGCTGAGCGGGTCTTGCGCCATGCGGGCGGCCGTGCCATTGACGCCGGCGATGGACAGCGACTGCACGAAGCGC
This Hydrogenophaga taeniospiralis DNA region includes the following protein-coding sequences:
- the trxA gene encoding thioredoxin, whose translation is MINVTIANFETEVIEASMQTPVLVDFWAPWCGPCKVIGPLLEKIETDYAGRFKLVKIDSDQEQQLAQAFGIRSIPTCVLLMNGQPVDGFMGALPEGQIKEFLDKHLPAAEEVAAAEEEAAALDALADGDVEGALEKLQQAVQTDPNNDDARFDLVKLLLELERDDDAKVAFAPVIAKAAGVRRLDSLSRWMKARDAQATVGDPQARAAELQAAITANKRDFDSRFALAQLLMAHSEFVPAMDELLEILMRDKAWSEDLARKTYIAILDIIEPPKPKVAEGQVPPEDPTVATYRRRLSSVVLS
- the purE gene encoding 5-(carboxyamino)imidazole ribonucleotide mutase, which codes for MNPIQVGVVMGSSSDWDTMQHAVQILKDFGIAHEARVVSAHRMPDDMFAYAEAAVGRGLKAIIAGAGGAAHLPGMIAAKTVVPVLGVPVMSKALSGVDSLHSIVQMPKGVPVATFAIGPAGAANAALFAVALLANVDPALRAQLEAFRAAQTEAARHMTLPTE
- a CDS encoding 5-(carboxyamino)imidazole ribonucleotide synthase, which produces MSLKPLLPGALSDRGQQMTLGVMGGGQLGRMFVQAAQAMGYFTAVLDPDPASPAGLISHYHIQTPYDDEQGLAQLMQRCDAITTEFENVPAPALLTLGAHRPVAPSAACVAVAQDRIEEKAHFVACGPISGVYPAPYAAVETPELLAAVPANLLPGILKTARLGYDGKGQIRVKSREELAAAWEQLGRVPCVLEKLMPLQSECSVLVARGADGQVVSFPVQANTHHDGILAITEVYEGAVPAELAARAQASTVAIANHLHYVGVLCVEYFVVDDGAGGSDLIVNEMAPRPHNSGHYTQNACDISQFEAQVRALAGLPLPTPRQHSPAIMVNLLGDLWFNANGVRAQASEQPVSPPWAQVLALPGTHLHLYGKLSARPGRKMGHLNITAPTVAQARETAARVLALLGL
- a CDS encoding L-threonylcarbamoyladenylate synthase, which codes for MSLVLNAQDPAAIGSAARRLAAGSLVGLPTETVYGLAADADNASAVHRIFEAKGRPSDHPLIVHLAPGAGPQGWRAGVDHYASEVPAFALALMQAFWPGPLTLILPRRPEVAAVAAGGQDSVGLRCPAHPVAQALLTAAVAQGVHGVAAPSANRFGRVSPTTAQHVAEEFAGLSDDALLILDGGACPVGIESTIVDCTRGHPVLLRPGMITPDRLEAACGQPLRARDEAAPRASGTLESHYAPRAQVRLMSAQQLQAALDLLGADAKNIAVYARQAVRTVAAVPRRRMPDDAARCAQELFAVLRELDATGVRLIWVETPPDDAAWDGVRDRLQRAAA